A region from the Lysobacter sp. BMK333-48F3 genome encodes:
- a CDS encoding sensor domain-containing protein, with protein sequence MNATTHHAGSASVADTGLPRSIPEYLERLRAALAGADPALVQDALYDAEEYLRSELAENPGRSEAEVIASVAGSYGAPDEVAEIYRDTEVKVQTALRPPAPKPRKSLLGRFFGVAAEPRTYAALFYMLLSLATGVFYFTWVTTGLSVSMGLMILIVGLPLLILFLGSVRVLALVEGRLVEVMLGERMPRRPLYSQRGRPLLERIKDMFTDPRTWGTLLYMLLMLPLGTVYFTVAVTGLSISLSLIFFPLLRLMGIGTIQVEGYDVFAAWEPWSWPATVLAGVVVLFLTMHVARLVGQVHGQLAKHLLVRSAQYG encoded by the coding sequence ATGAACGCCACCACCCACCATGCAGGTTCCGCTTCCGTCGCCGACACGGGCCTGCCGCGCTCCATCCCCGAGTACCTGGAGCGCCTGCGCGCGGCCCTGGCCGGCGCCGATCCGGCGCTGGTGCAGGACGCGCTGTACGACGCCGAGGAATACCTGCGCTCGGAACTGGCGGAAAACCCGGGCCGCAGCGAGGCCGAGGTGATCGCCTCGGTCGCCGGCAGCTACGGCGCGCCGGACGAAGTCGCCGAGATCTACCGCGACACCGAGGTCAAGGTGCAGACCGCGCTGCGGCCGCCGGCGCCGAAGCCGCGCAAGTCGCTGCTGGGCCGCTTCTTCGGCGTCGCCGCCGAACCGCGCACCTACGCCGCGCTGTTCTACATGCTGCTGTCGCTGGCCACCGGCGTGTTCTACTTCACCTGGGTCACCACCGGCCTGTCGGTGTCGATGGGGCTGATGATCCTGATCGTCGGCCTGCCGCTGCTGATCCTGTTCCTGGGCTCGGTGCGGGTGCTGGCCCTGGTCGAAGGCCGCCTGGTCGAGGTCATGCTCGGCGAGCGCATGCCGCGGCGGCCCTTGTACAGCCAGCGCGGCCGGCCGCTGCTGGAGCGGATCAAGGACATGTTCACCGATCCGCGCACCTGGGGCACGCTGCTGTACATGCTGCTGATGCTGCCGCTGGGCACGGTCTACTTCACCGTCGCGGTGACCGGGTTGAGCATCTCGCTGTCGCTGATCTTCTTCCCGCTGCTGCGCCTGATGGGCATCGGCACGATCCAGGTCGAGGGCTACGACGTGTTCGCCGCCTGGGAGCCCTGGTCGTGGCCGGCGACGGTGCTGGCGGGGGTGGTGGTGCTGTTCCTGACCATGCACGTCGCCCGCCTGGTCGGCCAGGTGCACGGGCAGTTGGCCAAGCACCTGCTGGTGCGCTCGGCGCAGTACGGCTGA
- the phaZ gene encoding polyhydroxyalkanoate depolymerase: protein MLYQMHELGRAWMAPMTYWADAGAKMFAAPGSWLSSLPGASRLAAGYELLYRVGKDYEKPEFGIHSVQIDGNAYPVIEREMQRKPFCRLLRFKRYADDAGNIAELKDDPPVLVVAPLSGHHSTLLRDTVKTLLRDHKVYITDWVDARMVPIEDGAFTLDDYVAYIQDFIRLIGAERLHVISVCQPTVPVLAAVSLMAARGEATPRSLVMMGGPIDTRESPTKVNDLAVHKPLWWFEGNLIHHVPANFPGRGRRVYPGFLQHGGFVAMNPERHFQSHWDFYQDLLKGDLEDADSHRRFYDEYNAVLDMPAEYYLDTIRVVFQQHLLPRGLWDVAGERVDPSAIKNTALLTVEGELDDISGQGQTRAAHTLCTGVAEADREHLTVAGAGHYGIFSGRRWRDQVYPQVRDFIAKYAR, encoded by the coding sequence CTGCTTTATCAAATGCACGAACTCGGCCGCGCCTGGATGGCCCCGATGACCTACTGGGCCGACGCCGGCGCGAAGATGTTCGCCGCGCCCGGCAGTTGGCTGTCGTCGCTGCCCGGCGCCTCGCGCCTGGCCGCCGGCTACGAGCTGCTGTACCGGGTCGGCAAGGACTACGAGAAGCCCGAATTCGGCATCCACTCGGTGCAAATCGACGGCAACGCCTACCCGGTGATCGAGCGCGAGATGCAGCGCAAGCCGTTCTGCCGGCTGCTGCGCTTCAAGCGCTACGCCGACGACGCCGGCAACATCGCCGAGCTCAAGGACGATCCGCCGGTACTGGTGGTCGCGCCGTTGTCGGGCCACCACAGCACCCTGCTGCGCGACACGGTCAAGACCCTGCTGCGCGACCACAAGGTCTACATCACCGACTGGGTCGACGCGCGCATGGTGCCGATCGAGGACGGCGCCTTCACCCTCGACGACTACGTCGCCTACATCCAGGACTTCATCCGCCTGATCGGCGCCGAGCGCCTGCACGTGATCAGCGTCTGCCAGCCGACCGTGCCGGTGCTGGCGGCGGTGTCGCTGATGGCCGCGCGCGGCGAAGCCACGCCGCGTTCGCTGGTGATGATGGGCGGACCGATCGACACCCGCGAAAGCCCGACCAAGGTCAACGACCTGGCCGTGCACAAGCCGCTGTGGTGGTTCGAAGGCAACCTGATCCATCACGTGCCGGCCAATTTCCCCGGCCGCGGCCGCCGCGTCTACCCGGGCTTCCTGCAGCACGGCGGCTTCGTGGCGATGAACCCGGAGCGGCATTTCCAGTCGCACTGGGATTTCTACCAGGACCTGCTCAAGGGCGACCTGGAAGACGCCGATTCGCACCGCCGCTTCTACGACGAGTACAACGCCGTGCTCGACATGCCGGCCGAGTACTACCTGGACACCATCCGGGTGGTGTTCCAACAGCACCTGCTGCCGCGCGGGCTGTGGGACGTGGCCGGCGAGCGGGTCGACCCGAGCGCGATCAAGAACACCGCCCTGCTGACCGTGGAGGGCGAGCTGGACGACATCTCCGGCCAGGGTCAGACCCGCGCCGCGCACACCCTGTGCACCGGCGTGGCCGAAGCCGACCGCGAGCACCTGACCGTGGCCGGCGCCGGCCATTACGGCATCTTCAGCGGCCGCCGCTGGCGCGACCAGGTGTATCCGCAGGTGCGCGACTTCATCGCCAAGTACGCGCGCTGA
- a CDS encoding class I SAM-dependent methyltransferase, producing MSKQYDADYFQRWYRDPALKAQAIGGAARLARKVALAVATAEYHLERPVRSVLDIGCGEGVWRAPLLKLRPRAQYLGFDASQYATARFGRSRNLHLASFGDFQYLRPCAPVDLLICSDVMHYLDTRELDRGLPGLAELCGGVAFLETFAREDGIEGDTDGFKRRPARFYRERFAAHGFAALGSHLWLGPALRGDTAALETAD from the coding sequence ATGAGCAAACAGTACGACGCCGACTACTTCCAGCGCTGGTACCGCGACCCGGCGCTCAAGGCCCAGGCCATCGGCGGCGCCGCGCGCCTGGCGCGCAAGGTCGCCCTGGCGGTTGCCACGGCCGAGTACCACCTCGAGCGTCCCGTACGCAGCGTGCTCGACATCGGCTGCGGCGAGGGCGTGTGGCGCGCGCCGCTGCTGAAGCTGCGGCCGCGCGCGCAGTATCTGGGATTCGACGCCAGCCAGTACGCCACTGCGCGCTTCGGTCGCAGCCGCAACCTGCACTTGGCCAGCTTCGGCGACTTCCAGTACCTGCGCCCCTGCGCGCCGGTCGACCTGCTGATCTGCAGCGACGTCATGCACTACCTGGACACGCGCGAGCTCGATCGCGGCCTGCCCGGCCTGGCCGAGCTGTGCGGCGGCGTCGCCTTCCTGGAAACCTTCGCCCGCGAGGACGGCATCGAAGGCGACACCGACGGCTTCAAGCGCCGCCCGGCGCGCTTCTATCGCGAGCGCTTCGCCGCGCACGGCTTCGCCGCGCTGGGCTCGCACCTGTGGCTGGGCCCGGCCCTGCGCGGCGACACCGCGGCGCTGGAAACCGCCGACTGA
- a CDS encoding CopD family protein, producing the protein MNAYLLTKTFHLVFVMAWMGGVFYLPRILVNIAEAGDEPAVRARLVLMGRRLYRFGHIMFGLAAILGGVLWFVFHMSGGWLHAKLTVVAAMFAFYIVSGRWLKGVDQGRPLPSSRALRVFNEIPVFALIAVVWLVLAKPF; encoded by the coding sequence ATGAATGCCTATCTGTTGACCAAGACCTTCCATCTGGTGTTCGTGATGGCCTGGATGGGCGGGGTGTTCTACCTGCCGCGGATCCTGGTCAACATCGCCGAAGCCGGCGACGAACCCGCGGTGCGCGCGCGCCTGGTGCTGATGGGGCGGCGGCTGTACCGCTTCGGCCACATCATGTTCGGCCTGGCCGCGATCCTCGGCGGCGTGTTGTGGTTCGTGTTCCACATGAGCGGCGGCTGGCTGCACGCCAAGCTGACCGTGGTCGCGGCGATGTTCGCCTTCTACATCGTCAGCGGCCGCTGGCTCAAAGGCGTCGACCAAGGCCGTCCACTGCCGTCCTCGCGCGCCCTGCGGGTGTTCAACGAGATTCCGGTGTTCGCCCTGATCGCGGTCGTCTGGCTGGTGTTGGCTAAGCCGTTTTGA
- a CDS encoding alkaline phosphatase codes for MLTACAAAAPTTRADAPSAGVVVDVPTIQHPQDETPAWWYRDGAAQAAQRGAGAAKAKNVILFVGDGMSLTTVAAARILAGQQRGAPGEENRLSWERFPATALSKTYNTDSQTPDSAGTMSAMATGVKTRAGVLSIGQKGLRGDCAQALKAPMLTLWELAAGSGLATGVVTTTRVTHATPGATFSHSADRNWENDMDLPEKAKAEGCVDIARQMIESPFGTGPDVLLGGGRGNFMTVEQRDPEYDDKVGQRLDGRDLIAAWKQRHPDGAYVWNAKQFAAAPKDRPLFGLFEPDHMQFSHDRPQDRAGEPSLAEMTVAAIERLKAIKGDRGFVLLVEGGRIDHAHHMGNAYRALTDTIALSEAVAAADRATSADDTLILVTADHSHTLSFVGYPTRGNPMLGKVRGTSGEDGDANEYARDALGRPYTTLSYSNGPGYTGASAQQPEGPHTFPHTASGFEEIAKGRPDLSRVDTEHPDFMQEALVPTNAETHGGDDVGIWARGPGSAAVRGSVEQNAIYHFLLQSMPSLRAALCAKGDCDANQVPVTLPKPDDFKAR; via the coding sequence CTGCTGACTGCCTGCGCGGCGGCCGCGCCGACCACCCGCGCCGATGCGCCTTCGGCCGGCGTTGTGGTCGATGTGCCGACGATCCAGCATCCGCAGGACGAGACCCCGGCCTGGTGGTATCGCGACGGCGCCGCCCAGGCCGCGCAGCGCGGCGCCGGCGCGGCCAAGGCCAAGAACGTGATCCTGTTCGTCGGCGACGGAATGAGCCTGACCACCGTCGCCGCCGCGCGCATCCTCGCCGGCCAGCAGCGCGGCGCCCCGGGCGAAGAGAACCGGCTGAGCTGGGAACGCTTCCCGGCCACCGCGCTCAGCAAGACCTACAACACCGACTCGCAGACCCCCGACTCGGCCGGCACCATGAGCGCGATGGCGACCGGGGTGAAGACCCGCGCCGGCGTGCTCAGCATCGGCCAGAAGGGGCTGCGCGGCGACTGCGCGCAAGCGCTGAAGGCGCCGATGCTGACCCTGTGGGAACTGGCCGCGGGCAGCGGCCTGGCCACCGGCGTGGTCACCACCACCCGCGTCACCCACGCCACCCCGGGCGCGACCTTCAGCCATTCGGCCGACCGCAACTGGGAAAACGACATGGACCTGCCGGAAAAGGCCAAGGCCGAAGGCTGCGTCGACATCGCCCGGCAGATGATCGAGTCGCCGTTCGGCACCGGCCCGGACGTGCTGCTCGGCGGCGGCCGCGGCAACTTCATGACCGTCGAACAGCGCGATCCGGAGTACGACGACAAGGTCGGCCAGCGCCTGGACGGCCGCGATCTGATCGCGGCCTGGAAACAGCGCCACCCCGACGGCGCCTATGTCTGGAACGCCAAGCAGTTCGCCGCGGCACCCAAGGACCGGCCGCTGTTCGGCCTGTTCGAACCCGACCACATGCAGTTCAGCCACGACCGTCCGCAGGACCGCGCCGGCGAGCCGTCGCTGGCCGAGATGACCGTCGCCGCGATCGAACGCTTGAAGGCGATCAAGGGCGACCGGGGCTTCGTGCTGCTGGTCGAAGGCGGCCGCATCGACCACGCCCACCACATGGGCAACGCCTACCGCGCCCTGACCGACACCATCGCCCTGAGCGAGGCGGTCGCCGCCGCCGACCGCGCCACTTCGGCCGACGACACCCTGATCCTGGTCACCGCCGATCACTCGCACACCTTGAGCTTCGTCGGCTACCCGACCCGCGGCAACCCGATGCTGGGCAAGGTGCGCGGCACCAGCGGCGAGGACGGCGACGCCAACGAATACGCCCGCGACGCGCTCGGCCGGCCCTACACCACGCTCAGCTACAGCAACGGCCCGGGCTATACCGGCGCCAGCGCGCAGCAGCCGGAGGGCCCGCACACCTTCCCGCACACCGCCAGCGGCTTCGAAGAGATCGCCAAGGGCCGGCCGGACCTGAGCCGGGTCGACACCGAGCATCCGGATTTCATGCAGGAAGCGCTGGTGCCGACCAACGCCGAAACCCACGGCGGCGACGACGTCGGCATCTGGGCGCGCGGCCCCGGCAGCGCCGCGGTGCGCGGCAGCGTCGAGCAGAACGCGATCTACCACTTCCTGCTGCAGTCGATGCCGAGCCTGCGCGCAGCGCTGTGCGCCAAGGGCGACTGCGACGCCAACCAGGTGCCGGTGACGCTGCCCAAGCCGGACGACTTCAAGGCGCGTTGA
- a CDS encoding helix-turn-helix domain-containing protein gives MRPLHHPATEDIELTAVLYALADPVRLRLIRGLSRDKPVSCVGACVEDELPRATLSRHFDVLRSAGLVRTVKSGTQYLNTLRCDDLELRFPGLLRAVLAGCGAAAAAAGPAPKPAAKASAATRRRGAARSPAAKARG, from the coding sequence ATGCGCCCGCTGCACCATCCCGCCACCGAAGACATCGAGCTGACCGCCGTGCTGTACGCGCTGGCCGACCCGGTGCGGCTGCGGCTGATCCGCGGGCTGAGCCGCGACAAGCCGGTGTCCTGCGTCGGCGCCTGCGTCGAGGACGAGCTGCCGCGCGCGACCCTGTCGCGGCACTTCGACGTGCTGCGTTCGGCGGGTCTGGTGCGTACGGTCAAATCCGGAACGCAGTATCTCAACACCCTGCGCTGCGACGATCTGGAACTGCGCTTCCCGGGCCTGTTGCGTGCGGTGCTGGCCGGTTGCGGCGCCGCCGCGGCCGCCGCCGGGCCGGCGCCGAAGCCCGCGGCGAAAGCCTCCGCGGCCACCCGCCGCCGCGGCGCGGCGCGCTCGCCCGCGGCCAAGGCGCGGGGCTGA
- a CDS encoding dicarboxylate/amino acid:cation symporter, which produces MTAVFQAWFRIPFWQRVVAGFVLGALAGWAFGPAAETWFGPLGDLYVTLIKMIAVPLVFFAVINAVASLHGQKSIAALGGRTFLWFAITAVLAVAVGLAVGTVLQPGTGVIGLAVDSAYKPRDVPSVTRVLLDVVPSNPFYALTGIGTTKNAAGDTVLAAGKGSILPVIFFAGLLGFAMVKLGEKVAGVRKLVGEASDLMIQVTRFVLEVTPIGTFGLIAGLVGAYGFEKLLPLGNFVLALYLACALHIVVVYSALLLAHGLNPLKFFRGAAPGMQVAFVSSSSFAAMPVAMRSITHNLGVNKDYAAFASPLGASIKMDGCGAIYPALCAVFISQYTGTPLSADQYFIVLIASVLGSFGTAGVPGTAVIMATVVLSAAGLPLETIGYLYAIDRILDMMRTMTNVTGQMLVPVLVAKETGLLDRAVYEAAPTNVGIEDGPEQGRT; this is translated from the coding sequence ATGACCGCAGTGTTCCAGGCCTGGTTCCGCATTCCGTTCTGGCAGCGCGTGGTCGCCGGCTTCGTGCTCGGCGCGCTCGCCGGCTGGGCGTTCGGGCCCGCGGCCGAAACCTGGTTCGGTCCGCTCGGCGATCTCTACGTCACCCTGATCAAGATGATCGCGGTGCCCTTGGTGTTCTTCGCGGTGATCAACGCGGTGGCCTCGCTGCACGGGCAGAAGTCGATCGCCGCGCTCGGCGGCCGCACCTTCCTCTGGTTCGCGATCACCGCGGTGCTGGCGGTCGCGGTCGGGCTGGCGGTCGGCACCGTGCTGCAGCCGGGCACCGGAGTGATCGGGCTGGCGGTGGATTCGGCTTACAAGCCGCGCGACGTGCCCAGCGTGACCCGGGTGCTGCTCGACGTGGTGCCGAGCAATCCGTTCTATGCCCTGACCGGCATCGGCACGACCAAGAACGCCGCCGGCGACACCGTGCTGGCCGCGGGCAAGGGTTCGATCCTGCCGGTGATCTTCTTCGCCGGCTTGCTCGGCTTCGCGATGGTCAAGCTCGGCGAGAAGGTCGCCGGCGTGCGCAAGCTGGTCGGCGAAGCCAGCGACCTGATGATCCAGGTCACCCGCTTCGTGCTCGAAGTGACCCCGATCGGCACCTTCGGCCTGATCGCCGGCCTGGTCGGCGCCTACGGTTTCGAAAAGCTGCTGCCGTTGGGCAACTTCGTTCTCGCCCTGTACCTGGCCTGCGCCCTGCACATCGTCGTGGTCTACAGCGCGCTGCTGCTGGCGCACGGACTCAACCCGCTGAAGTTCTTCCGCGGCGCCGCGCCGGGCATGCAGGTCGCGTTCGTCAGCTCGTCGAGCTTCGCCGCGATGCCGGTGGCGATGCGCTCGATCACCCACAACCTCGGCGTCAACAAGGATTACGCCGCGTTCGCCTCGCCCTTGGGCGCCAGCATCAAGATGGACGGCTGCGGCGCGATCTACCCGGCGCTGTGCGCGGTGTTCATCTCGCAATACACCGGCACGCCGTTGAGCGCCGATCAGTACTTCATCGTCCTGATCGCCTCGGTGCTGGGCAGCTTCGGCACCGCCGGCGTGCCGGGCACGGCGGTGATCATGGCCACGGTGGTGCTCAGTGCGGCCGGCCTGCCGTTGGAGACCATCGGCTATCTGTACGCGATCGACCGCATCCTCGACATGATGCGCACCATGACCAACGTCACCGGGCAGATGCTGGTGCCGGTGCTGGTGGCCAAGGAAACCGGCCTGCTCGACCGCGCGGTCTACGAGGCGGCGCCGACCAACGTCGGCATCGAGGACGGCCCGGAGCAGGGCCGTACCTGA
- a CDS encoding 8-oxo-dGTP diphosphatase: MPYTPIVATLGYVLSPDGRQVLMVHRNARPDDHQLGKYNGLGGKLERDEDVVAGMRREIREEAGIECLAMNLRGTISWPGFGKHGEDWLGFVFVITAFAGTPPASNAEGALEWVAIDRLHELPMWEGDREFLPLVFDADPRPFHGVMPYRDGRMQSWNYSRI, encoded by the coding sequence ATGCCGTATACGCCCATCGTCGCCACCCTCGGCTATGTCCTTTCGCCCGACGGCCGCCAGGTGCTGATGGTGCATCGCAACGCGCGCCCGGACGATCACCAGCTCGGCAAGTACAACGGCCTGGGCGGCAAGCTCGAGCGCGACGAAGACGTGGTCGCCGGCATGCGCCGCGAGATCCGCGAAGAGGCCGGGATCGAGTGCCTGGCGATGAACCTGCGCGGCACGATCAGTTGGCCCGGCTTCGGCAAGCACGGCGAGGACTGGCTGGGCTTCGTGTTCGTGATCACCGCCTTCGCCGGCACCCCGCCGGCCAGCAACGCGGAAGGCGCGCTGGAATGGGTGGCGATCGATCGCCTGCACGAGCTGCCGATGTGGGAAGGCGACCGCGAGTTCCTGCCGCTGGTGTTCGACGCCGATCCGCGCCCGTTCCACGGCGTCATGCCGTATCGCGACGGGCGCATGCAGTCGTGGAATTACTCGCGCATCTGA
- a CDS encoding pitrilysin family protein, whose product MRKRHLSVLLAGLATIASAASATAHAAESDRWQVPVAVKKLDNGLTVVVSQDRTSPTVGVSVVYHVGMRLEPRNRTGFAHLFEHLMFQGTPVAPKGVFDNVISGGGGRNNGSTRADFTNYIEVAPVSALDRILWLEADRMKTLDFNPTTLKNQQDVVKEEIRVNVKNKPYGGFMWIDIAQQAFQKWENNHDGYGSFEDLENASLDDVRSFHRDYYGPNNAVLGIAGDISPEDAFKLADKYFGAIPGRPTPQAPDFSEGLNTQEKRITQSDALAQVPALAAAWKMPARGSRDQAPMAVLGNLLAGDEASRLYQGLVKQRQIAINVDPLYGLTDPWSYNGPTLFTLFALYRPDSSADAVLAAIDEEVAKIAREGVDAATLKRVKTRMLADWYNGLESFIERADTVARMQTLWGDAQVVNKVPGWIEGVTSADLQRVAKTYLTRANRTVIDRRPAAMMQGAAKPAAAPSGQH is encoded by the coding sequence ATGCGCAAGCGTCATCTGAGCGTGTTGCTGGCCGGTCTGGCCACGATCGCCAGCGCCGCGTCCGCCACCGCGCACGCCGCCGAGAGCGATCGTTGGCAGGTGCCGGTCGCAGTGAAGAAACTCGACAACGGACTGACCGTGGTCGTATCCCAGGACCGCACTTCGCCGACCGTCGGCGTCAGCGTGGTCTATCATGTCGGCATGCGCCTGGAACCGCGCAACCGCACCGGCTTCGCCCACCTGTTCGAGCACCTGATGTTCCAGGGCACGCCGGTCGCGCCCAAGGGCGTGTTCGACAACGTCATCAGCGGCGGCGGCGGGCGCAACAACGGCTCGACCCGCGCAGACTTCACCAACTACATCGAGGTCGCGCCGGTATCGGCGCTGGACCGCATTCTGTGGCTGGAAGCCGACCGGATGAAGACCCTGGACTTCAACCCGACCACGCTCAAGAACCAGCAGGACGTGGTCAAGGAAGAGATCCGGGTCAACGTGAAGAACAAGCCCTACGGCGGCTTCATGTGGATCGACATCGCCCAGCAGGCGTTCCAGAAGTGGGAGAACAACCACGACGGCTACGGCAGCTTCGAAGACCTGGAAAACGCCAGCCTCGACGACGTGCGTTCGTTCCACCGCGACTACTACGGTCCCAACAACGCGGTGCTCGGCATCGCCGGCGACATCAGCCCCGAGGACGCGTTCAAGCTCGCCGACAAGTACTTCGGCGCGATCCCGGGCCGGCCGACGCCGCAGGCGCCGGATTTCTCCGAAGGCCTCAACACCCAGGAAAAGCGCATCACCCAGAGCGACGCGCTGGCCCAGGTGCCGGCGCTGGCCGCGGCCTGGAAGATGCCCGCGCGCGGCAGCCGCGACCAGGCGCCGATGGCGGTGCTGGGCAACCTGCTGGCGGGCGACGAGGCCTCGCGCCTGTACCAGGGCCTGGTCAAGCAACGCCAGATCGCGATCAACGTCGATCCGCTGTACGGCCTGACCGATCCGTGGAGCTATAACGGCCCGACCCTGTTCACCCTGTTCGCGCTGTATCGCCCCGACAGCAGCGCCGACGCGGTGCTGGCGGCGATCGACGAGGAAGTGGCGAAGATCGCCCGCGAAGGCGTCGACGCGGCCACCCTCAAGCGGGTCAAGACCCGCATGCTGGCCGATTGGTACAACGGCCTGGAAAGCTTCATCGAACGCGCCGATACGGTCGCGCGCATGCAGACCCTGTGGGGCGATGCGCAGGTGGTGAACAAAGTGCCGGGCTGGATCGAGGGGGTGACCTCGGCCGACCTGCAGCGCGTCGCCAAGACCTACCTGACCCGCGCCAACCGCACCGTGATCGACCGCCGTCCGGCGGCGATGATGCAGGGCGCGGCCAAGCCCGCCGCCGCGCCGTCCGGCCAGCACTGA